The Oreochromis niloticus isolate F11D_XX linkage group LG2, O_niloticus_UMD_NMBU, whole genome shotgun sequence genome includes a region encoding these proteins:
- the tnip1 gene encoding TNFAIP3-interacting protein 1 isoform X2, translating into MEGKGPYRIYDPGGSEVKARDEAGGGSSYRQLLEENSMLRERMKGLKSLGDLLEESQSEASRLRQRVEELVRDNEALKSSSFAASLCMGGPIQTETQSNKPCLHTTAEQKEEQSSCLGKTLQPEKPNDAMSEFEVVNMEGKTSEALTENIELASQLKRLESSFSIFAEESNPNQLLAHLGRMAVEFHHLSSKVQKNEQRTSLLQTLCEQLRQENNELRKKMEEDHHIRNRDLEQLRQENQKLKELVTGAAAVAAASASPPDAETPEAKEEPVKEESAAVRPKMEATTPQKSGKAAEKTPTKPCDVEVYEKKIKLLEKQRKDVLEVNKQWDIQWNAMKSQFEQKITDLRQRLAESQKTVLELEAEREQRQRDYDKKLLLAKSKIENVQGEKECLNTETAELKQKIRYLQDQLVPLSKQREYQEKEIQRLNRALEEALNLHSPSSSQQPPGQGNFADAANNFKKQELLTQIAVLKEQVKIFEEDFRKERSDRERMNEEKEDLRRQVERLQGQITNLTNQLHQAQNECQRERTERCKLERLQMQHHKQGQQQERRTSDPTSDSVNGPLSPPYCGPFVQVGPQGLEGWPIHFPPGCPMQQAPQPQPPQHHPCTRLPTRYPGFSLAVVIQST; encoded by the exons ATGGAGGGGAAAGGACCATACCGCATCTATGATCCAGGTGGGAGTGAGGTCAAGGCCAGGGATGAGGCTGGAGGAGGGAGCAGCTATCGGCAGCTGCTGGAAGAGAACAGCATGCTGAGAGAACGGATGAAGGGACTTAAGAGCTTAG GTGATTTGCTGGAAGAGTCTCAGTCAGAGGCGTCGAGGCTTCGGCAGCGAGTGGAGGAACTTGTGAGAGACAACGAAGCCCTGAAATCGTCCAGCTTCGCCGCCAGTTTGTGTATGGGAGGGCCCATTCAAACTGAGACACAAA GTAATAAACCCTGTTTACATACCACAGCCGAGCAGAAGGAGGAGCAATCAAGCTGTTTAGGAAAGACTCTTCAGCCAGAGAAGCCCAAT gATGCCATGTCAGAGTTTGAGGTGGTGAATATGGAGGGAAAGACTTCAGAGGCATTGACA GAGAACATCGAGCTAGCGAGCCAGCTGAAGAGGCTAGAGAGCTCATTCAGCATATTTGCTGAGGAGTCCAACCCAAACCAGCTGTTAGCGCACCTTGGTCGCATGGCTGTGGAGTTTCATCATCTTTCTTCAAAAGTCCAAAAGAATGAACAGAGGACCTCCCTCCTACAG ACTCTCTGTGAGCAGCTCAGACAAGAGAACAATgagcttagaaagaaaatgGAAGAGGATCATCATATCAGGAATCGAGACTTGGAACAGCTGAG ACAGGAAAATCAGAAACTTAAGGAGTTGGTCACAGGAGCGGCAGCAGTGGCGGCAGCATCTGCGTCGCCACCTGACGCTGAAACTCCAGAGGCCAAAGAGGAGCCGGTGAAGGAGGAATCTGCGGCTGTCCGACCCAAAATGGAGGCCACCACACCACAGAAG AGTGGAAAAGctgcagagaaaaccccaactaAACCTTGTGATGTCGAGGTGTATGAAAAGAAGATCAAGCTTTTGGAGAAGCAGAGAAAGGAT GTGCTGGAGGTGAACAAGCAGTGGGACATTCAGTGGAACGCCATGAAGTCACAGTTTGAGCAGAAG ATCACAGACCTCAGACAACGGCTAGCCGAGTCACAGAAAACTGTGCTTGAGCTGGAGGCTGAGCGGGAGCAGAGGCAACGCGACTACGAcaagaagctgctgctggccaAGTCCAAGATCGAAAATGTCCAG GGGGAGAAGGAGTGTTTAAACACCGAGACGGCCGAGCTGAAGCAGAAGATCCGTTACTTGCAGGATCAGCTGGTGCCCCTCAGCAAACAGAGAGAATACCAAGAGAAGGAGATCCAACGCCTCAACCGA GCTTTAGAAGAAGCCTTAAACCTACACTCACCTTCATCCTCCCAACAACCTCCTGGCCAGGGCAACTTTGCAGATGCAGCCAACAACTTTAAGAAACAGGAGCTGCTCACTCAAATTGCTGTACTTAAAGAACAG GTAAAAATCTTTGAGGAGGACTTCAGAAAAGAAAGGAGCGACAGGGAGCGAATGAATGAAGAGAAAGAGGACTTGAGGCGGCAAGTTGAAAGACTTCAGGGTCAGATTACTAATTTGACCAATCAG CTTCATCAGGCGCAGAACGAGTGTCAGAGAGAACGTACAGAGAGATGTAAGCTGGAGAGACTGCAGATGCAGCATCACAAACAG GGGCAGCAGCAGGAAAGACGTACCTCAGACCCCACGTCAGACTCAGTGAACGGCCCGCTGAGCCCTCCCTACTGTGGTCCCTTTGTGCAGGTGGGACCGCAGGGCCTTGAAGGTTGGCCCATACACTTCCCTCCCGGATGCCCAATGCAGCAGGCGCCGCAGCCGCAGCCGCCGCAGCACCACCCCTGTACGAGACTTCCAACCCGTTACCCCG ggtTTTCCTTGGCAGTTGTCATTCAATCAACCTGA
- the tnip1 gene encoding TNFAIP3-interacting protein 1 isoform X3, whose translation MEGKGPYRIYDPGGSEVKARDEAGGGSSYRQLLEENSMLRERMKGLKSLGDLLEESQSEASRLRQRVEELVRDNEALKSSSFAASLCMGGPIQTETQSNKPCLHTTAEQKEEQSSCLGKTLQPEKPNDAMSEFEVVNMEGKTSEALTAGSAVGVIPLLPQENIELASQLKRLESSFSIFAEESNPNQLLAHLGRMAVEFHHLSSKVQKNEQRTSLLQTLCEQLRQENNELRKKMEEDHHIRNRDLEQLRQENQKLKELVTGAAAVAAASASPPDAETPEAKEEPVKEESAAVRPKMEATTPQKSGKAAEKTPTKPCDVEVYEKKIKLLEKQRKDVLEVNKQWDIQWNAMKSQFEQKITDLRQRLAESQKTVLELEAEREQRQRDYDKKLLLAKSKIENVQGEKECLNTETAELKQKIRYLQDQLVPLSKQREYQEKEIQRLNRALEEALNLHSPSSSQQPPGQGNFADAANNFKKQELLTQIAVLKEQVKIFEEDFRKERSDRERMNEEKEDLRRQVERLQGQITNLTNQLHQAQNECQRERTERCKLERLQMQHHKQGFPWQLSFNQPERGLRGARAVGESSRPPPENADQSAAAAAAATGAPGTGFGKRERQNIDPGKH comes from the exons ATGGAGGGGAAAGGACCATACCGCATCTATGATCCAGGTGGGAGTGAGGTCAAGGCCAGGGATGAGGCTGGAGGAGGGAGCAGCTATCGGCAGCTGCTGGAAGAGAACAGCATGCTGAGAGAACGGATGAAGGGACTTAAGAGCTTAG GTGATTTGCTGGAAGAGTCTCAGTCAGAGGCGTCGAGGCTTCGGCAGCGAGTGGAGGAACTTGTGAGAGACAACGAAGCCCTGAAATCGTCCAGCTTCGCCGCCAGTTTGTGTATGGGAGGGCCCATTCAAACTGAGACACAAA GTAATAAACCCTGTTTACATACCACAGCCGAGCAGAAGGAGGAGCAATCAAGCTGTTTAGGAAAGACTCTTCAGCCAGAGAAGCCCAAT gATGCCATGTCAGAGTTTGAGGTGGTGAATATGGAGGGAAAGACTTCAGAGGCATTGACA GCCGGGTCAGCAGTAGGAGTAATTCCCCTCCTTCCTCAGGAGAACATCGAGCTAGCGAGCCAGCTGAAGAGGCTAGAGAGCTCATTCAGCATATTTGCTGAGGAGTCCAACCCAAACCAGCTGTTAGCGCACCTTGGTCGCATGGCTGTGGAGTTTCATCATCTTTCTTCAAAAGTCCAAAAGAATGAACAGAGGACCTCCCTCCTACAG ACTCTCTGTGAGCAGCTCAGACAAGAGAACAATgagcttagaaagaaaatgGAAGAGGATCATCATATCAGGAATCGAGACTTGGAACAGCTGAG ACAGGAAAATCAGAAACTTAAGGAGTTGGTCACAGGAGCGGCAGCAGTGGCGGCAGCATCTGCGTCGCCACCTGACGCTGAAACTCCAGAGGCCAAAGAGGAGCCGGTGAAGGAGGAATCTGCGGCTGTCCGACCCAAAATGGAGGCCACCACACCACAGAAG AGTGGAAAAGctgcagagaaaaccccaactaAACCTTGTGATGTCGAGGTGTATGAAAAGAAGATCAAGCTTTTGGAGAAGCAGAGAAAGGAT GTGCTGGAGGTGAACAAGCAGTGGGACATTCAGTGGAACGCCATGAAGTCACAGTTTGAGCAGAAG ATCACAGACCTCAGACAACGGCTAGCCGAGTCACAGAAAACTGTGCTTGAGCTGGAGGCTGAGCGGGAGCAGAGGCAACGCGACTACGAcaagaagctgctgctggccaAGTCCAAGATCGAAAATGTCCAG GGGGAGAAGGAGTGTTTAAACACCGAGACGGCCGAGCTGAAGCAGAAGATCCGTTACTTGCAGGATCAGCTGGTGCCCCTCAGCAAACAGAGAGAATACCAAGAGAAGGAGATCCAACGCCTCAACCGA GCTTTAGAAGAAGCCTTAAACCTACACTCACCTTCATCCTCCCAACAACCTCCTGGCCAGGGCAACTTTGCAGATGCAGCCAACAACTTTAAGAAACAGGAGCTGCTCACTCAAATTGCTGTACTTAAAGAACAG GTAAAAATCTTTGAGGAGGACTTCAGAAAAGAAAGGAGCGACAGGGAGCGAATGAATGAAGAGAAAGAGGACTTGAGGCGGCAAGTTGAAAGACTTCAGGGTCAGATTACTAATTTGACCAATCAG CTTCATCAGGCGCAGAACGAGTGTCAGAGAGAACGTACAGAGAGATGTAAGCTGGAGAGACTGCAGATGCAGCATCACAAACAG ggtTTTCCTTGGCAGTTGTCATTCAATCAACCTGAGAGGGGGTTGAGAGGGGCCAGAGCAGTAGGAGAAAGTTCACGACCACCACCAGAGAATGCAG ATCAGTCagcggcggcagcagcagcagcgaccGGAGCACCTGGAACAGGATTTGGAAAAAGGGAGCGACAGAACATTGATCCTGGAAAGCACTAA
- the tnip1 gene encoding TNFAIP3-interacting protein 1 isoform X4 yields the protein MEGKGPYRIYDPGGSEVKARDEAGGGSSYRQLLEENSMLRERMKGLKSLGDLLEESQSEASRLRQRVEELVRDNEALKSSSFAASLCMGGPIQTETQSNKPCLHTTAEQKEEQSSCLGKTLQPEKPNDAMSEFEVVNMEGKTSEALTAGSAVGVIPLLPQENIELASQLKRLESSFSIFAEESNPNQLLAHLGRMAVEFHHLSSKVQKNEQRTSLLQTLCEQLRQENNELRKKMEEDHHIRNRDLEQLRQENQKLKELVTGAAAVAAASASPPDAETPEAKEEPVKEESAAVRPKMEATTPQKSGKAAEKTPTKPCDVEVYEKKIKLLEKQRKDVLEVNKQWDIQWNAMKSQFEQKITDLRQRLAESQKTVLELEAEREQRQRDYDKKLLLAKSKIENVQGEKECLNTETAELKQKIRYLQDQLVPLSKQREYQEKEIQRLNRALEEALNLHSPSSSQQPPGQGNFADAANNFKKQELLTQIAVLKEQVKIFEEDFRKERSDRERMNEEKEDLRRQVERLQGQITNLTNQLHQAQNECQRERTERCKLERLQMQHHKQVGPQGLEGWPIHFPPGCPMQQAPQPQPPQHHPCTRLPTRYPGFSLAVVIQST from the exons ATGGAGGGGAAAGGACCATACCGCATCTATGATCCAGGTGGGAGTGAGGTCAAGGCCAGGGATGAGGCTGGAGGAGGGAGCAGCTATCGGCAGCTGCTGGAAGAGAACAGCATGCTGAGAGAACGGATGAAGGGACTTAAGAGCTTAG GTGATTTGCTGGAAGAGTCTCAGTCAGAGGCGTCGAGGCTTCGGCAGCGAGTGGAGGAACTTGTGAGAGACAACGAAGCCCTGAAATCGTCCAGCTTCGCCGCCAGTTTGTGTATGGGAGGGCCCATTCAAACTGAGACACAAA GTAATAAACCCTGTTTACATACCACAGCCGAGCAGAAGGAGGAGCAATCAAGCTGTTTAGGAAAGACTCTTCAGCCAGAGAAGCCCAAT gATGCCATGTCAGAGTTTGAGGTGGTGAATATGGAGGGAAAGACTTCAGAGGCATTGACA GCCGGGTCAGCAGTAGGAGTAATTCCCCTCCTTCCTCAGGAGAACATCGAGCTAGCGAGCCAGCTGAAGAGGCTAGAGAGCTCATTCAGCATATTTGCTGAGGAGTCCAACCCAAACCAGCTGTTAGCGCACCTTGGTCGCATGGCTGTGGAGTTTCATCATCTTTCTTCAAAAGTCCAAAAGAATGAACAGAGGACCTCCCTCCTACAG ACTCTCTGTGAGCAGCTCAGACAAGAGAACAATgagcttagaaagaaaatgGAAGAGGATCATCATATCAGGAATCGAGACTTGGAACAGCTGAG ACAGGAAAATCAGAAACTTAAGGAGTTGGTCACAGGAGCGGCAGCAGTGGCGGCAGCATCTGCGTCGCCACCTGACGCTGAAACTCCAGAGGCCAAAGAGGAGCCGGTGAAGGAGGAATCTGCGGCTGTCCGACCCAAAATGGAGGCCACCACACCACAGAAG AGTGGAAAAGctgcagagaaaaccccaactaAACCTTGTGATGTCGAGGTGTATGAAAAGAAGATCAAGCTTTTGGAGAAGCAGAGAAAGGAT GTGCTGGAGGTGAACAAGCAGTGGGACATTCAGTGGAACGCCATGAAGTCACAGTTTGAGCAGAAG ATCACAGACCTCAGACAACGGCTAGCCGAGTCACAGAAAACTGTGCTTGAGCTGGAGGCTGAGCGGGAGCAGAGGCAACGCGACTACGAcaagaagctgctgctggccaAGTCCAAGATCGAAAATGTCCAG GGGGAGAAGGAGTGTTTAAACACCGAGACGGCCGAGCTGAAGCAGAAGATCCGTTACTTGCAGGATCAGCTGGTGCCCCTCAGCAAACAGAGAGAATACCAAGAGAAGGAGATCCAACGCCTCAACCGA GCTTTAGAAGAAGCCTTAAACCTACACTCACCTTCATCCTCCCAACAACCTCCTGGCCAGGGCAACTTTGCAGATGCAGCCAACAACTTTAAGAAACAGGAGCTGCTCACTCAAATTGCTGTACTTAAAGAACAG GTAAAAATCTTTGAGGAGGACTTCAGAAAAGAAAGGAGCGACAGGGAGCGAATGAATGAAGAGAAAGAGGACTTGAGGCGGCAAGTTGAAAGACTTCAGGGTCAGATTACTAATTTGACCAATCAG CTTCATCAGGCGCAGAACGAGTGTCAGAGAGAACGTACAGAGAGATGTAAGCTGGAGAGACTGCAGATGCAGCATCACAAACAG GTGGGACCGCAGGGCCTTGAAGGTTGGCCCATACACTTCCCTCCCGGATGCCCAATGCAGCAGGCGCCGCAGCCGCAGCCGCCGCAGCACCACCCCTGTACGAGACTTCCAACCCGTTACCCCG ggtTTTCCTTGGCAGTTGTCATTCAATCAACCTGA
- the tnip1 gene encoding TNFAIP3-interacting protein 1 isoform X5, whose product MEGKGPYRIYDPGGSEVKARDEAGGGSSYRQLLEENSMLRERMKGLKSLGDLLEESQSEASRLRQRVEELVRDNEALKSSSFAASLCMGGPIQTETQSNKPCLHTTAEQKEEQSSCLGKTLQPEKPNENIELASQLKRLESSFSIFAEESNPNQLLAHLGRMAVEFHHLSSKVQKNEQRTSLLQTLCEQLRQENNELRKKMEEDHHIRNRDLEQLRQENQKLKELVTGAAAVAAASASPPDAETPEAKEEPVKEESAAVRPKMEATTPQKSGKAAEKTPTKPCDVEVYEKKIKLLEKQRKDVLEVNKQWDIQWNAMKSQFEQKITDLRQRLAESQKTVLELEAEREQRQRDYDKKLLLAKSKIENVQGEKECLNTETAELKQKIRYLQDQLVPLSKQREYQEKEIQRLNRALEEALNLHSPSSSQQPPGQGNFADAANNFKKQELLTQIAVLKEQVKIFEEDFRKERSDRERMNEEKEDLRRQVERLQGQITNLTNQLHQAQNECQRERTERCKLERLQMQHHKQGQQQERRTSDPTSDSVNGPLSPPYCGPFVQVGPQGLEGWPIHFPPGCPMQQAPQPQPPQHHPCTRLPTRYPGFSLAVVIQST is encoded by the exons ATGGAGGGGAAAGGACCATACCGCATCTATGATCCAGGTGGGAGTGAGGTCAAGGCCAGGGATGAGGCTGGAGGAGGGAGCAGCTATCGGCAGCTGCTGGAAGAGAACAGCATGCTGAGAGAACGGATGAAGGGACTTAAGAGCTTAG GTGATTTGCTGGAAGAGTCTCAGTCAGAGGCGTCGAGGCTTCGGCAGCGAGTGGAGGAACTTGTGAGAGACAACGAAGCCCTGAAATCGTCCAGCTTCGCCGCCAGTTTGTGTATGGGAGGGCCCATTCAAACTGAGACACAAA GTAATAAACCCTGTTTACATACCACAGCCGAGCAGAAGGAGGAGCAATCAAGCTGTTTAGGAAAGACTCTTCAGCCAGAGAAGCCCAAT GAGAACATCGAGCTAGCGAGCCAGCTGAAGAGGCTAGAGAGCTCATTCAGCATATTTGCTGAGGAGTCCAACCCAAACCAGCTGTTAGCGCACCTTGGTCGCATGGCTGTGGAGTTTCATCATCTTTCTTCAAAAGTCCAAAAGAATGAACAGAGGACCTCCCTCCTACAG ACTCTCTGTGAGCAGCTCAGACAAGAGAACAATgagcttagaaagaaaatgGAAGAGGATCATCATATCAGGAATCGAGACTTGGAACAGCTGAG ACAGGAAAATCAGAAACTTAAGGAGTTGGTCACAGGAGCGGCAGCAGTGGCGGCAGCATCTGCGTCGCCACCTGACGCTGAAACTCCAGAGGCCAAAGAGGAGCCGGTGAAGGAGGAATCTGCGGCTGTCCGACCCAAAATGGAGGCCACCACACCACAGAAG AGTGGAAAAGctgcagagaaaaccccaactaAACCTTGTGATGTCGAGGTGTATGAAAAGAAGATCAAGCTTTTGGAGAAGCAGAGAAAGGAT GTGCTGGAGGTGAACAAGCAGTGGGACATTCAGTGGAACGCCATGAAGTCACAGTTTGAGCAGAAG ATCACAGACCTCAGACAACGGCTAGCCGAGTCACAGAAAACTGTGCTTGAGCTGGAGGCTGAGCGGGAGCAGAGGCAACGCGACTACGAcaagaagctgctgctggccaAGTCCAAGATCGAAAATGTCCAG GGGGAGAAGGAGTGTTTAAACACCGAGACGGCCGAGCTGAAGCAGAAGATCCGTTACTTGCAGGATCAGCTGGTGCCCCTCAGCAAACAGAGAGAATACCAAGAGAAGGAGATCCAACGCCTCAACCGA GCTTTAGAAGAAGCCTTAAACCTACACTCACCTTCATCCTCCCAACAACCTCCTGGCCAGGGCAACTTTGCAGATGCAGCCAACAACTTTAAGAAACAGGAGCTGCTCACTCAAATTGCTGTACTTAAAGAACAG GTAAAAATCTTTGAGGAGGACTTCAGAAAAGAAAGGAGCGACAGGGAGCGAATGAATGAAGAGAAAGAGGACTTGAGGCGGCAAGTTGAAAGACTTCAGGGTCAGATTACTAATTTGACCAATCAG CTTCATCAGGCGCAGAACGAGTGTCAGAGAGAACGTACAGAGAGATGTAAGCTGGAGAGACTGCAGATGCAGCATCACAAACAG GGGCAGCAGCAGGAAAGACGTACCTCAGACCCCACGTCAGACTCAGTGAACGGCCCGCTGAGCCCTCCCTACTGTGGTCCCTTTGTGCAGGTGGGACCGCAGGGCCTTGAAGGTTGGCCCATACACTTCCCTCCCGGATGCCCAATGCAGCAGGCGCCGCAGCCGCAGCCGCCGCAGCACCACCCCTGTACGAGACTTCCAACCCGTTACCCCG ggtTTTCCTTGGCAGTTGTCATTCAATCAACCTGA
- the tnip1 gene encoding TNFAIP3-interacting protein 1 isoform X1, with the protein MEGKGPYRIYDPGGSEVKARDEAGGGSSYRQLLEENSMLRERMKGLKSLGDLLEESQSEASRLRQRVEELVRDNEALKSSSFAASLCMGGPIQTETQSNKPCLHTTAEQKEEQSSCLGKTLQPEKPNDAMSEFEVVNMEGKTSEALTAGSAVGVIPLLPQENIELASQLKRLESSFSIFAEESNPNQLLAHLGRMAVEFHHLSSKVQKNEQRTSLLQTLCEQLRQENNELRKKMEEDHHIRNRDLEQLRQENQKLKELVTGAAAVAAASASPPDAETPEAKEEPVKEESAAVRPKMEATTPQKSGKAAEKTPTKPCDVEVYEKKIKLLEKQRKDVLEVNKQWDIQWNAMKSQFEQKITDLRQRLAESQKTVLELEAEREQRQRDYDKKLLLAKSKIENVQGEKECLNTETAELKQKIRYLQDQLVPLSKQREYQEKEIQRLNRALEEALNLHSPSSSQQPPGQGNFADAANNFKKQELLTQIAVLKEQVKIFEEDFRKERSDRERMNEEKEDLRRQVERLQGQITNLTNQLHQAQNECQRERTERCKLERLQMQHHKQGQQQERRTSDPTSDSVNGPLSPPYCGPFVQVGPQGLEGWPIHFPPGCPMQQAPQPQPPQHHPCTRLPTRYPGFSLAVVIQST; encoded by the exons ATGGAGGGGAAAGGACCATACCGCATCTATGATCCAGGTGGGAGTGAGGTCAAGGCCAGGGATGAGGCTGGAGGAGGGAGCAGCTATCGGCAGCTGCTGGAAGAGAACAGCATGCTGAGAGAACGGATGAAGGGACTTAAGAGCTTAG GTGATTTGCTGGAAGAGTCTCAGTCAGAGGCGTCGAGGCTTCGGCAGCGAGTGGAGGAACTTGTGAGAGACAACGAAGCCCTGAAATCGTCCAGCTTCGCCGCCAGTTTGTGTATGGGAGGGCCCATTCAAACTGAGACACAAA GTAATAAACCCTGTTTACATACCACAGCCGAGCAGAAGGAGGAGCAATCAAGCTGTTTAGGAAAGACTCTTCAGCCAGAGAAGCCCAAT gATGCCATGTCAGAGTTTGAGGTGGTGAATATGGAGGGAAAGACTTCAGAGGCATTGACA GCCGGGTCAGCAGTAGGAGTAATTCCCCTCCTTCCTCAGGAGAACATCGAGCTAGCGAGCCAGCTGAAGAGGCTAGAGAGCTCATTCAGCATATTTGCTGAGGAGTCCAACCCAAACCAGCTGTTAGCGCACCTTGGTCGCATGGCTGTGGAGTTTCATCATCTTTCTTCAAAAGTCCAAAAGAATGAACAGAGGACCTCCCTCCTACAG ACTCTCTGTGAGCAGCTCAGACAAGAGAACAATgagcttagaaagaaaatgGAAGAGGATCATCATATCAGGAATCGAGACTTGGAACAGCTGAG ACAGGAAAATCAGAAACTTAAGGAGTTGGTCACAGGAGCGGCAGCAGTGGCGGCAGCATCTGCGTCGCCACCTGACGCTGAAACTCCAGAGGCCAAAGAGGAGCCGGTGAAGGAGGAATCTGCGGCTGTCCGACCCAAAATGGAGGCCACCACACCACAGAAG AGTGGAAAAGctgcagagaaaaccccaactaAACCTTGTGATGTCGAGGTGTATGAAAAGAAGATCAAGCTTTTGGAGAAGCAGAGAAAGGAT GTGCTGGAGGTGAACAAGCAGTGGGACATTCAGTGGAACGCCATGAAGTCACAGTTTGAGCAGAAG ATCACAGACCTCAGACAACGGCTAGCCGAGTCACAGAAAACTGTGCTTGAGCTGGAGGCTGAGCGGGAGCAGAGGCAACGCGACTACGAcaagaagctgctgctggccaAGTCCAAGATCGAAAATGTCCAG GGGGAGAAGGAGTGTTTAAACACCGAGACGGCCGAGCTGAAGCAGAAGATCCGTTACTTGCAGGATCAGCTGGTGCCCCTCAGCAAACAGAGAGAATACCAAGAGAAGGAGATCCAACGCCTCAACCGA GCTTTAGAAGAAGCCTTAAACCTACACTCACCTTCATCCTCCCAACAACCTCCTGGCCAGGGCAACTTTGCAGATGCAGCCAACAACTTTAAGAAACAGGAGCTGCTCACTCAAATTGCTGTACTTAAAGAACAG GTAAAAATCTTTGAGGAGGACTTCAGAAAAGAAAGGAGCGACAGGGAGCGAATGAATGAAGAGAAAGAGGACTTGAGGCGGCAAGTTGAAAGACTTCAGGGTCAGATTACTAATTTGACCAATCAG CTTCATCAGGCGCAGAACGAGTGTCAGAGAGAACGTACAGAGAGATGTAAGCTGGAGAGACTGCAGATGCAGCATCACAAACAG GGGCAGCAGCAGGAAAGACGTACCTCAGACCCCACGTCAGACTCAGTGAACGGCCCGCTGAGCCCTCCCTACTGTGGTCCCTTTGTGCAGGTGGGACCGCAGGGCCTTGAAGGTTGGCCCATACACTTCCCTCCCGGATGCCCAATGCAGCAGGCGCCGCAGCCGCAGCCGCCGCAGCACCACCCCTGTACGAGACTTCCAACCCGTTACCCCG ggtTTTCCTTGGCAGTTGTCATTCAATCAACCTGA